In Gopherus evgoodei ecotype Sinaloan lineage chromosome 21, rGopEvg1_v1.p, whole genome shotgun sequence, a single window of DNA contains:
- the LOC115638124 gene encoding olfactory receptor 11A1-like, with translation MANTEWRNQTTITEFIFLGFGDLPELQILLFLLFLVFYIATMAGNVLIVVLVVTDQHLHTPMYFFLGNLSFLETCYTSTILPKMLASLLTGDRTISVSGCLAQLFFFGSLAGTECCLLAVMSYDRYLTICKPLHYSVLMNIRFCLQLAAGSWFNGSLATTIFILFMSQFTFCGPNEIDHFYCDSGLLVNLACEDTHLMALLPSVLACVFTLPPFLLTLTSYVCIITTILRIPSITGRQKAFSTCSSHLIVVTIFYGTIMIVYMLPKRDTPRVLKKVLSLCYTVLTPLVNPLIYSLRNRDFKEALSQAVIKYVAFTKNVEMGR, from the coding sequence ATGGCCAACACAGAATGGAGAAATCAAACGACCATCACAGAATTTATCTTCCTGGGATTTGGGGATCTCCCTGAGTTGCAGatccttctcttcctgctgtttctagtgTTCTACATTGCAACCATGGCTGGCAACGTCCTCATTGTTGTGCTAGTTgtgactgatcagcaccttcacacccccatgtacttcttcctggggaacttgtccttctTGGaaacctgctacacctccaccatcctgcccaagatgctggccagtctcctgactggggatcGGACCATTTCAGTCAGTGGCTGCCTTGCACAACTGTTCTTCTTTGGTTCCCTGGCAGGTACAGAATGCTGTCTTCTagcagtgatgtcttatgatcggtatttaacGATATGTAAACCCCTGCACTATTCAGTTCTGATGAATATCAGGTTTTGTCTCCAGTTGGCTGCTGGGTCATGGTTCAATGGTTCTTTGGCTACTACCATCTTTATATTATTCATGTCACAGTTCACATTCTGTGGCccgaatgaaattgaccatttctactGTGATTCCGGCCTATTGGTAAATCTTGCTTGCGAGGACACACACCTTATGGCATTGTTGCCTTCTGTCCTAGCCTGTGTATTCACTCTGCCTCCATTTCTACTAACCTTGACATCCTACGTGTGtatcatcaccaccatcctgagaatcccttccatcaCTGGGAGGCAGaaagccttttccacctgctcctctcacctaattgtggtgacaattttctatgggaccATAATGATTGTCTACATGCTCCCAAAACGTGATACACCACGAGTGCTAAAGAAAGTGCTCTCTCTTTGCTACACAGTCCTCACTCCTCTGGTAAACCCtctgatctacagcctgagaaacagagacTTCAAGGAAGCCTTGAGCCAAGCAGTCATTAAATACGTGGCTTTCACAAAGAATGTAGAGATGGGTAGATAA
- the LOC115638125 gene encoding olfactory receptor 5V1-like translates to MEKAEGRNQTPIMEFILLGFGNVPEMQPLLFLVFLVIYIVTVSGNILIIVLLVTDQHLHTPMYFFLGNLSCLEACYTSTILPRLLTSLLTGERTISVKGCIAQLYFFGILSATECLLLTAMSYDRYLAICNPLRYAALMNARVCFQLVAGSWISSFLGCTIVNIFLFQSTFCDSKEIDHFFCDFSPMIKLSCGHNQTLQLVTFTIAAIGTFVPFLLTLTSYICIITTILRIPSATGRQKTFSTCSSHLIVVTVFYGTLITVYVVPTANTPKVLQKIFSVFYAVLTPMINPIIYSLRNKEVNDSLRKAFHKLVAVRNRHRI, encoded by the coding sequence ATGGAGAAAGCGGAAGGAAGAAACCAAACACCCATCATGGAATTCATCCTCTTAGGATTTGGGAATGtccctgaaatgcagccccttCTCTTCCTCGTGTTTCTTgtgatctacattgtgactgtctctgggaacatcctcatcataGTGCTGTTAgtgactgatcagcaccttcacacccccatgtacttcttcctggggaatttGTCCTGCTTGGAGGCCTGTTACACATCAACTATCCTCCCCAGGCTGCTGACCAGTCTACTGACTGGGGAAAGAACCATTTCTGTTAAGGGCTGCATTGCACAATTATATTTCTTTGGTATCCTGTCAGCTACAGAGTGTCTGCTGCTCACGGCAATGTCTTATGACCGGTATTTAGCGATATGCAATCCACTCCGTTATGCTGCTCTGATGAATGCCAGGGTATGTTTCCAGCTAGTGGCAGGGTCATGGATAAGTAGCTTTCTGGGATGCACCATAGTAAATATTTTCTTGTTCCAATCAACGTTCTGTGATTCAAaagaaattgaccatttcttttgtgatttttcgCCTATGATAAAGCTGTCCTGTGGCCACAACCAGACTCTGCAACTAGTGACATTTACTATCGCTGCCATAGGTACATTTGTGCCCTTTCTACTGACTCTGACATCCTACATTTGTATTATaaccaccatcctgagaatcccttccgcCACTGGGAGACAAAagaccttttccacctgctcctctcatctCATTGTGGTTACAGTTTTCTATGGGACCCTGATTACTGTCTATGTGGTTCCAACAGCCAACACTCCCAAGGTCCTACAGAAAATATTCTCTGTCTTCTATgcagtcctgactcccatgaTCAATCCTATCatttacagcctgagaaacaaggaggtcAATGACTCCTTGAGAAAAGCTTTTCATAAACTAGTTGCTGTCAGAAACAGGCATAGAATCTGA